The following is a genomic window from Photobacterium sp. GJ3.
CGATATTCTCAACAAATTAGGGTTCGGGAAAAAGGCAGCGCCGACCCCACAGCCGTCCGAGAATGTGACTTTTGCACCGGATTCCCCGGCGTCCGATACGGCAGCGCAAACCGATGCTCCAGCGACCGAAACCGTGGATGTGGTGGCGCAATTAGAGGCGATGGCCAGCAGCCATCCTGAACCGCTGAACTGGAAAACTTCCATCGTTGATTTAATGAAACTGCTGGGGCTCGACAGCAGCGTCACCGCCCGAAAAGCGCTGGCCACCGAGCTGGGTTGCCCGGCGGATAAGATGGCAGACTCAGCACAGATGAATTCGTGGTTGCACAAAACCGTGCTGCAAAAGCTGGCGGATAATGGCGGAAACGTGCCGCCGGAATGGCTTTAATCCGGCGCGTCTTGCTCCGTTTCACTGTAAGCGGCGAGCTGTTGTGCGACAGTCAGGCGCTTGAGCAGGTGCATATTCATCAGCAATTGCTGGAAGGCCTGTGCCTGCTCACTGGCAGTGCGTGCGGGTTCAGTTACCTGAGCTGCCAGCGCGGCCAGATCGGAAAAACCGAGCAGTTCAGCCTGCGCCTGCCAGTGCCGGGCCAGTTGAATATTGTAGGTTGCCGGAGCATTCAGGCCCTGGGTCAGGTAGCGTTCTGCCCAGATTTGCCAGTCCTGAATGAAAGTGGTCAGGGTGAATTCAGTCATGTGAGTGCCCATTCTGGTGATGTTGCTGTATGACGGTGTCGTCGAGCAGGGTGATGCACTGAAATGTCGGATGACCCAGCCCCGTCTGCCAGCGGCCAAACAGGACCGCGTCGGTAGCGGCATCCCAGCGTTGCTGCAGATCCGCTGACATCGTATCCGCCGGAACCGTGACCCTGATGTCATGTCCGCAGAGGCTCTGGCAACTGGCCTGCCATTCACCCAGAGCCGGTTCGGATTGTAAAGGCCGTCTGGACTGCGTCACCACCCAGCCAAGATAATCCCGATGGGCCGGCGCTGTTGGCGCGGCCAGTTTATCAGCCAGTTTCTGCCATTGCGCCTGAATGGACAGGGCGGGCAGGGCGCGCAGCATGGCTAAGGTGACGGGGCGCAGCAAATTGACATGCCGGGTCTGTGCGGCATTGATGCTGCCGTCTTCGCTGATCGCCCCTGCCAATTCAAATTCCCGGAACTGCGCCGCACTGAGCGGATGCATCACCAGCCGGCACTCGTGAAACCCCTGTTGCGGTGACCACGACGGATCGAGCCCTGCCTTTCGGCTGGCTGCGACGGTATAGAATTCAGCCGATTGCGGATCATAGCAGTAATACCGAAATCCCCGTCCGCGTTGTTGATCCTCCCAAAACACTGCATTTAAGCCGATGAGCGTCATGCTGGATTGCGGGCGATATAACCGGCGATGCTGACCGGCAAGATCCCGCAGCGGCTGCGGTAGCACGGGTTGGCTGAGGGCATTCAGATTCAGCAGCACGTCAGCGATTTGTTCCAGCAACCGGCTATGGGAAGCTTGGTGGTGCTTTTGCTGCAGCAGGCGCAATGTCGAGATCACGCCACCGAGCAGAGCCGCAGGCTTGGGCAAATCGGCCTGATTGAGTTCGGTGCTGTAACCGGCACCCTGATCGATCTGAGCCTTCAGTGTTTCTGTGGTGCCAGTTTTCAGCAGGGTTTGCAGCCAGGCCAGTACCGTGTTCACCAGTTCGGCCTGCTCCGGATTCAGGCGGTCCAGCTCGATGTCTGCTTCAGCAGAAAAGGTGTTGTGCGCGACAGAAAATGCCAGAATTGCCAGTGCCCGGTGTGTGCATGGGGTCTCTTTACAGTTACACAGCACGGATGCCCATTCGCCGGTCGCGGGTAAGTGCAACTGATAGGATTTCTGACTGTGCAGGGTCACCTGGACGACGCAATGATCGGCCTGAGTATCAAATGTGACCAGCGCACCTTTCTGGTACAGCTTGATCGCCTGTGTCGCGTTGCCACGGCCATAGGCCTGATCGAGGGCTTCACGGGACCGGATGCACCAGTGTTCAGGTTCAAAAGGCGTCGGCGGTGGGGGAGCCTCCGTGGCATTCAGTTGGCGGAGCTTCAGCAAAAAGGCGAGCTGATGGACGCAACTGCCCAGCGTGCCGCACTGGCAACTGAATTGCGCCAGATCTGCGCCGGATAAGGTGACATCGACATTGTCGATCCTGAGGGTCAGCGGTAGCGCCGGATTCGTGCTTGAAATGTCCGGGCTTTGGTCTGCCAGTTTCCCGGCCCGGCGGAACAGCCCTTTGCTGGTCCAGTTGATCAGGTATTCATCGGTGAGCTGGCGGGTCCAGTCGGATAAGTGCATGGTGTTTTCTCTTTGGTGTATTGTGCACGGATTACCGGATCACATCGGCAACCCATTGGCTCAGGTGTTCCGGCGTCATTGATGCAATCGGCATGTCCATCTTGAGTAAACGATCAATGATCTGATGGTCATAGCTGGGCGCACCAATGGTGTCCATGGCAGTCAGCCCCAGAAGCGTGACCCCGGCTTCCTGCATTTTCGCAACCTGTTGATACAGATTGGCCGGAGAGCCGCCCTCATAAAAATCACTGATCAGCACCACGATGGAACGGTGCGGCTGGGTGATCTGTTCCCGGGTATATTGCATGGCTTTGCCGATATCGGTGCCGCCGCCCAGCTGGACAGACAAGAGATTTCGGACCGGATCATCAATAAAGTCCGACATGTCGACCACCCGGGTATCGAACAGCACCAGCCGGACGTTCAGCACGGACAAACGACAGAAAATAGCCGCAATGACGGTGGCATGGATCAGGTTGTTCAGCATGGAACCGCTCTGATCGACCACCAGATGGATGTCCCAGCACACTTGGCTAACCTGACTTTGGTAGAAATACATCCGCTCCGGCAAGATGACCTGCTCGTCCGGCTGATAATGTTTGAGGTTTCGCATCAGGCTGCTTCGCCAGTCCGTGAGGGCAAAGGGCATTTTCCGGCTGCTGCGAAAGGGGGTCCGCTGACGGGCAAAAGGGGACTGAACCGGTTGGGCCAGCACGGCTTCCAGATCGGCGCATACCTGCTTCACGATGGCTTCGATTTCG
Proteins encoded in this region:
- a CDS encoding DUF3597 domain-containing protein — translated: MGLFNDILNKLGFGKKAAPTPQPSENVTFAPDSPASDTAAQTDAPATETVDVVAQLEAMASSHPEPLNWKTSIVDLMKLLGLDSSVTARKALATELGCPADKMADSAQMNSWLHKTVLQKLADNGGNVPPEWL
- a CDS encoding VWA domain-containing protein encodes the protein MSTHNELSRRWRLILGNAHPQQLSGEDATRDECLETLYVNEYHDRNGLSGGTASGMPKPVTWLNQVRKAFPVPAADILQKDGVDRYGIQELLLDKDMLASLKPDIGLLQTILSFRSQIPPALENEIEAIVKQVCADLEAVLAQPVQSPFARQRTPFRSSRKMPFALTDWRSSLMRNLKHYQPDEQVILPERMYFYQSQVSQVCWDIHLVVDQSGSMLNNLIHATVIAAIFCRLSVLNVRLVLFDTRVVDMSDFIDDPVRNLLSVQLGGGTDIGKAMQYTREQITQPHRSIVVLISDFYEGGSPANLYQQVAKMQEAGVTLLGLTAMDTIGAPSYDHQIIDRLLKMDMPIASMTPEHLSQWVADVIR